One region of Wyeomyia smithii strain HCP4-BCI-WySm-NY-G18 chromosome 3, ASM2978416v1, whole genome shotgun sequence genomic DNA includes:
- the LOC129732962 gene encoding uncharacterized protein LOC129732962 codes for MDCQQKRRINRSGNDHAALVSRSSGRKQPEKPPAVVRATQSVCNLSRLAAPKTRNKFTVINKVKTIQKQLFSVPKPEPAEPSLSPVKRFPVEKSLTMIEISSPSKKQKEQETHDQQENQEHQQGHGSLEDLLVAGRCSSATALPREGLDRMVSRSSKLIYETGFKLLLKCYRNKKREIHQLNTLLCRKENDVSKFNSKFQTIQSLYQTECRNHELARSDIRSLKLKLKNLKANLLEEKTAHLAKVSELEESLVRRGELQSQLTSTEDELAKAIICWHDFECKWKQEEERTGLLKSEKLELLKQIDMLEDNFKNFEHDYNRMLADHINAQNMYEARIGSCQRKLEEVTSQLAGYEMDCQLLKEWNVRLAADLAQVRGNYQSTYSYRMKHFFANLPRKPGFYVQYVIYLLVRGAPLPKRPSPVRDNFHQMNIVRF; via the exons ATGGACTGTCAACAGAAGAGGAGAATCAATCGCTCCGGCAACGATCATGCAGCACTGGTGAGCCGTTCCAGTGGACGCAAGCAACCCGAGAAGCCTCCAGCGGTGGTGAGGGCCACCCAATCCGTTTGTAATCT CTCGAGACTGGCCGCCCCGAAGACGCGCAACAAATTCACTGTGATTAATAAAGTTAAAACAATTCAGAAGCAACTTTTCTCTGTCCCGAAACCGGAACCTGCAGAACCGTCGTTGTCACCGGTGAAAAGATTTCCAGTGGAAAAATCGCTCACTATGATCGAGATAAGTTCGCCTTCCAAGAAGCAGAAGGAACAGGAAACCCACGACCAACAGGAAAACCAAGAGCACCAACAGGGACACGGATCATTAGAGGATCTGCTAGTGGCTGGCCGTTGCTCCTCGGCTACGGCTCTGCCCCGCGAAGGATTGGATCGAATGGTCAGCCGCAGTAGCAAACTGATCTACGAAACGGGATTCAAGTTGCTGTTGAAGTGCTACCGGAACAAAAAGAgggaaattcatcaattaaacaCGCTACTCTGCAGAAAGGAGAATGac GTTTCAaaattcaacagtaaatttCAAACGATACAATCGCTGTATCAAACCGAATGCCGAAACCACGAGCTGGCCAGAAGTGATATTCGTTCACTGAAGCTGAAACTGAAAAACTTAAAGGCTAAtttgttggaagaaaaaacAGCCCACCTTGCGAAGGTATCCGAGCTAGAAGAATCGCTTGTGCGGCGTGGTGAATTGCAGTCCCAGCTGACGTCAACGGAGGACGAATTGGCGAAGGCAATCATCTGCTGGCATGATTTCGAGTGCAAATGGAAACAGGAAGAGGAGCGCACTGGGCTGCTGAAAAGCGAAAAGCTGGAGCTATTGAAACAG ATCGATATGCTCGaagataatttcaaaaattttgaacatGATTACAATAGAATGCTTGCTGATCACATCAACGCTCAAAACATGTACGAAGCACGTATAGGCAGCTGCCAGAGAAAACTTGAAGAAGTTACCAG CCAATTGGCGGGATATGAAATGGACTGTCAGCTGCTAAAAGAGTGGAACGTCCGCCTGGCGGCTGATCTGGCCCAGGTCAGAGGAAACTATCAATCGACCTACAGTTACCGGATGAAACATTTTTTCGCAAATCTACCTAGGAAGCCCGGCTTTTACGTGCAGTATGTGATATATCTCCTCGTTCGGGGAGCTCCACTGCCGAAAAGACCGTCTCCAGTGCGGGATAACTTTCACCAGATGAATATTGTTCGTTTTTGA